In Paenibacillus phoenicis, one genomic interval encodes:
- a CDS encoding isoprenyl transferase → MIKLFQPWRKKKNPGAFVSLSPDNIPKHVAIIMDGNGRWARRLGMPRIVGHRSGMKAVKRATIAADELGISILTLYAFSTENWKRPKDEVDYLMSLPQEFLAIELDELVEKNVQVRMMGHTDELPAHTIAAMEEAIERTKHNTGLILNFALNYGSRREITESVKGIAKAVQSGELSVEDITPDTIESRLLSAGLPDPDLLIRTSGELRLSNFMLWQTAYSELWFTDIFWPDFSKEHLVQAVAEYQRRTRRYGGLT, encoded by the coding sequence ATGATCAAGTTATTTCAACCTTGGCGGAAAAAGAAAAATCCTGGGGCATTCGTCAGCCTGTCCCCGGACAATATCCCGAAACATGTTGCGATTATTATGGACGGGAACGGAAGATGGGCGCGCAGGCTTGGTATGCCGCGAATCGTCGGCCATCGATCGGGGATGAAAGCCGTCAAGCGGGCGACGATCGCTGCCGACGAACTTGGCATTTCCATTTTGACGCTGTATGCTTTCTCAACGGAAAATTGGAAACGGCCGAAGGATGAAGTGGACTATTTGATGTCGCTTCCGCAGGAGTTTCTGGCGATCGAGCTGGATGAATTGGTTGAAAAGAACGTCCAGGTTCGCATGATGGGACATACGGATGAGCTGCCCGCGCATACGATTGCGGCAATGGAGGAAGCGATTGAGCGGACGAAGCACAATACCGGCTTGATCTTGAATTTTGCTTTGAATTACGGCAGCCGTCGCGAAATTACGGAAAGCGTCAAGGGTATCGCGAAGGCTGTACAATCCGGGGAGCTGTCGGTGGAGGACATTACGCCGGATACGATTGAATCCCGGCTGTTGTCCGCCGGGTTGCCTGATCCGGATTTGCTGATTCGGACGAGCGGAGAACTGCGATTAAGTAATTTTATGTTATGGCAAACGGCGTATAGTGAGCTTTGGTTCACGGATATTTTCTGGCCTGATTTCAGCAAGGAGCATTTGGTTCAAGCGGTGGCGGAGTATCAACGCCGCACGCGGCGGTACGGTGGATTAACCTAG
- a CDS encoding phosphatidate cytidylyltransferase gives MKQRLITGIIAGGFFLGMCWLGGTLYHVLIMLMALIGYYEFVRMTRIPAFQGTAILGYLGVVYLAFPWRLLEIDRPLSDSAVLWLFMLLFLAVTVISKNEIPIGQVALLYIGMVYVGIGFAAIAETRNTTDGHGLFWTFLMLASIWSSDAGAYFAGRRFGKHKLWPAISPNKTVEGALGGVLLAVIVAVIFALASGGLLTVGRAVLIGISAAVVGQFGDLIQSAYKRVYGIKDSGKLLPGHGGILDRCDSWITVFPFIHILTLLP, from the coding sequence GTGAAACAGCGGTTGATAACGGGGATCATTGCCGGCGGCTTTTTCCTCGGAATGTGCTGGCTTGGCGGAACTCTCTATCATGTACTCATCATGCTTATGGCGCTCATCGGATATTACGAATTCGTACGCATGACGCGCATCCCAGCGTTCCAGGGCACGGCCATCCTGGGCTATTTAGGCGTGGTTTATCTTGCGTTTCCGTGGCGGCTGCTTGAGATCGACAGACCGCTGAGCGATTCGGCGGTATTGTGGCTATTCATGCTGCTCTTCCTGGCGGTGACCGTGATCAGTAAGAACGAGATCCCAATCGGTCAGGTCGCCTTGCTCTATATAGGTATGGTTTATGTCGGCATCGGATTTGCGGCGATTGCGGAAACTCGCAATACGACCGATGGTCACGGCTTATTCTGGACGTTTCTGATGCTGGCGTCGATCTGGAGCAGTGATGCGGGCGCTTATTTTGCCGGGCGGCGGTTCGGGAAGCATAAGCTTTGGCCTGCGATCAGTCCGAACAAAACCGTCGAAGGGGCGCTGGGCGGCGTTTTGCTGGCGGTCATCGTTGCGGTGATCTTTGCGCTCGCTTCCGGCGGGTTGCTTACGGTCGGACGAGCCGTGCTGATCGGGATATCTGCCGCAGTCGTCGGCCAATTTGGCGACCTGATCCAATCGGCGTACAAGCGCGTATATGGCATCAAGGATTCCGGCAAGCTGTTGCCGGGTCATGGCGGGATTTTGGACCGGTGCGACAGTTGGATTACGGTGTTCCCGTTCATACATATCCTAACCCTTCTTCCTTAG
- a CDS encoding 1-deoxy-D-xylulose-5-phosphate reductoisomerase: protein MKKIALIGSTGSIGTQTLDVIRAYPGEFRLEGLAAGSNLELFAKQVHEFRPRKASVATKQLADRIRPELPEGVELYYGEQGLIEVAAGTDADTVVTAIVGSAGLPATLAAIEEGKHIALANKETLVTAGHLVTELAQRKGVALLPVDSEHSAIFQCLNGENKQEVRQITLTASGGSFRDLTRNQLRDVTVEDALKHPNWSMGAKITIDSATMVNKGLEVIEAHWLFGLPFEQIGVLLHPESIIHSFVEYRDGSVIAQLGTPDMRVPIQYALTYPHRWPSAAKRLSLAEIGKLHFREMDFERFPCLRLAYECGKIGGTATSVYNAANEAAVARFLKGEIPFLQIEAIIETALAKHEVQSHPDLETIREADRWARALAETL, encoded by the coding sequence ATGAAGAAAATCGCGTTGATTGGCTCGACCGGTTCCATCGGCACGCAAACGCTGGATGTGATCCGGGCGTATCCCGGGGAGTTTCGGCTGGAAGGATTGGCGGCGGGCAGCAATCTGGAGTTGTTTGCTAAACAAGTCCATGAGTTTCGGCCCCGTAAAGCCTCAGTTGCCACCAAACAATTGGCTGACCGGATTCGTCCGGAGCTGCCGGAAGGCGTGGAGCTCTACTATGGCGAGCAAGGGTTGATCGAAGTGGCAGCGGGAACCGATGCCGATACGGTTGTGACGGCCATTGTCGGCAGCGCAGGGCTGCCCGCGACACTTGCGGCAATCGAGGAAGGCAAGCACATTGCGTTGGCGAACAAGGAAACGCTGGTGACGGCCGGGCACCTGGTCACAGAGCTGGCACAGCGCAAAGGAGTCGCGCTGCTTCCGGTCGACAGCGAGCACTCAGCCATTTTCCAATGCCTGAACGGTGAAAACAAGCAAGAAGTTCGTCAAATTACGTTGACGGCTTCCGGCGGTTCATTCCGGGATCTGACGCGAAATCAGCTTCGGGATGTCACGGTAGAGGACGCCTTAAAGCATCCCAACTGGTCGATGGGCGCTAAAATTACTATCGACTCGGCCACGATGGTCAACAAAGGATTGGAAGTCATCGAAGCGCACTGGTTGTTTGGGCTTCCCTTTGAGCAAATCGGGGTCTTACTGCACCCGGAAAGCATCATCCACTCCTTCGTTGAATATCGTGACGGCAGCGTGATCGCCCAGTTAGGGACACCGGACATGCGCGTGCCGATCCAATATGCGCTGACCTATCCGCATCGCTGGCCATCGGCGGCGAAACGGTTGTCGTTGGCCGAGATCGGGAAGCTGCATTTTCGGGAGATGGACTTCGAGCGGTTCCCTTGTTTAAGACTTGCCTATGAGTGTGGTAAAATAGGAGGTACGGCAACCAGCGTTTACAATGCCGCGAATGAAGCGGCAGTCGCCCGCTTTTTGAAAGGGGAGATTCCTTTCTTGCAGATCGAGGCGATTATTGAAACGGCGTTAGCCAAACATGAGGTACAGTCCCATCCGGATCTGGAAACGATTCGCGAAGCGGATCGTTGGGCAAGAGCCCTTGCTGAGACGCTTTAA